One segment of Phragmites australis chromosome 13, lpPhrAust1.1, whole genome shotgun sequence DNA contains the following:
- the LOC133888447 gene encoding uncharacterized protein LOC133888447 isoform X1 has product MTGVVSWYGPLIDLSAAASHVGGFVQLLASVRRVLPHQEQNATTGRTYHKTIIEVGDDTRSSFSVSLWSSKNSSTIIAGDVLLLQNIRIVEFRNGLEGRASQISAVQVLLNSKDLMSPEGIGELITSCKVGDSTRSKLRKVAEWTLHTKCALRESYHELQVISKNWKAKEKESTYFLLISELLSQSKTCNVNVYACIGKIVLVTSPTSHFKGHLSVIDKHSLKEHHDIVRDFITAGCKLCGSPLHQTSLHGESTFAIDCPNNPKYLHVLGQIYKPFMIYVCDQSGQVPLLVRNKAAEILFSNIIADDVSECYNSYQCMLLETYESGNSSTSGMIDDTGNKGMAKRRRIEQKPNFHLIWLIMIRCLLNQRNNSPFCFQISVNPEKNVEDGRFELVSLTMPIP; this is encoded by the exons ATGACAGGGGTTGTGAGCTGGTACGGGCCGCTGATCGACCTCTCCGCGGCCGCCAGCCATGTCGGCGGCTTCGTGCAGCTGCTGGCGTCCGTTCGCCGCGTCCTGCCCCACCAG GAACAAAATGCTACAACTGGGAGGACATATCATAAAACCATCATTGAAGTCGGTGACGATACAAGGTCCAGCTTCAGTGTGTCTCTGTGGTCCTCCAAGAATAGTTCGACCATAATCGCTGGTGATGTCTTATTACTGCAAA ATATTAGGATAGTGGAATTTAGGAATGGTCTGGAGGGAAGAGCTTCTCAGATATCTGCAGTCCAAGTATTGTTAAACTCTAAGGACTTGATGAGCCCTGAAG GAATAGGTGAGCTAATAACTAGTTGTAAAGTGGGGGATTCTACAAGATCAAAGTTAAGAAAAGTGGCAGAGTGGACCCTACACACTAAATGTGCTCTTAGGGAAAGTTATCATGAG TTGCAGGTGATATCGAAGAACTGGAAAGCAAAAGAGAAGGAATCAACATATTTCTTGTTGATATCAGAACTACTCTCTCAGAGCAAGACATGTAATGTGAATGTTTATGCATGTATTGGCAAGATTGTTTTAGTAACTTCTCCAACCTCTCACTTCAAGGGGCACTTGTCAGTCATTGACAAACACTCCTTGAAAGAGCACCATGATATTGTCCGAGATTTCATTACTGCCGGATGCAAGTTATGTGGTTCACCTCTACATCAAAC AAGTCTTCATGGGGAAAGCACTTTTGCAATTGATTGTCCTAACAACCCAAAGTATCTACATGTTCTTGGCCAGATATACAAGCCATTTATG ATATATGTCTGTGACCAATCTGGACAAGTTCCTTTGCTTGTAAGGAATAAAGCTGCGGAGATCTTATTTTCTAATATCATTGCAGATGATGTATCTGAATGCTACAACAGCTACCAATGCATGCTGTTAGAAACCTATGAGTCTGGTAACTCGAGCACTTCTGGGATGATAGATGACACTGGCAACAAAGGGATGGCAAAAAGGAGAAGAATTGAACAAAAGCCTAATTTCCATCTTATTTGGCTTATTATGATCAGATGTCTGCTGAACCAAAGAAACAACAGTCCGTTTTGCTTCCAGATTTCCGTCAACCCTGAGAAGAATGTCGAGGATGGACGTTTTGAGTTGGTTTCCTTGACAATGCCAATACCGTGA
- the LOC133888447 gene encoding uncharacterized protein LOC133888447 isoform X2 produces the protein MTGVVSWYGPLIDLSAAASHVGGFVQLLASVRRVLPHQEQNATTGRTYHKTIIEVGDDTRSSFSVSLWSSKNSSTIIAGDVLLLQNIRIVEFRNGLEGRASQISAVQVLLNSKDLMSPEGIGELITSCKVGDSTRSKLRKVAEWTLHTKCALRESYHELQVISKNWKAKEKESTYFLLISELLSQSKTCNVNVYACIGKIVLVTSPTSHFKGHLSVIDKHSLKEHHDIVRDFITAGCKLCGSPLHQTLHGESTFAIDCPNNPKYLHVLGQIYKPFMIYVCDQSGQVPLLVRNKAAEILFSNIIADDVSECYNSYQCMLLETYESGNSSTSGMIDDTGNKGMAKRRRIEQKPNFHLIWLIMIRCLLNQRNNSPFCFQISVNPEKNVEDGRFELVSLTMPIP, from the exons ATGACAGGGGTTGTGAGCTGGTACGGGCCGCTGATCGACCTCTCCGCGGCCGCCAGCCATGTCGGCGGCTTCGTGCAGCTGCTGGCGTCCGTTCGCCGCGTCCTGCCCCACCAG GAACAAAATGCTACAACTGGGAGGACATATCATAAAACCATCATTGAAGTCGGTGACGATACAAGGTCCAGCTTCAGTGTGTCTCTGTGGTCCTCCAAGAATAGTTCGACCATAATCGCTGGTGATGTCTTATTACTGCAAA ATATTAGGATAGTGGAATTTAGGAATGGTCTGGAGGGAAGAGCTTCTCAGATATCTGCAGTCCAAGTATTGTTAAACTCTAAGGACTTGATGAGCCCTGAAG GAATAGGTGAGCTAATAACTAGTTGTAAAGTGGGGGATTCTACAAGATCAAAGTTAAGAAAAGTGGCAGAGTGGACCCTACACACTAAATGTGCTCTTAGGGAAAGTTATCATGAG TTGCAGGTGATATCGAAGAACTGGAAAGCAAAAGAGAAGGAATCAACATATTTCTTGTTGATATCAGAACTACTCTCTCAGAGCAAGACATGTAATGTGAATGTTTATGCATGTATTGGCAAGATTGTTTTAGTAACTTCTCCAACCTCTCACTTCAAGGGGCACTTGTCAGTCATTGACAAACACTCCTTGAAAGAGCACCATGATATTGTCCGAGATTTCATTACTGCCGGATGCAAGTTATGTGGTTCACCTCTACATCAAAC TCTTCATGGGGAAAGCACTTTTGCAATTGATTGTCCTAACAACCCAAAGTATCTACATGTTCTTGGCCAGATATACAAGCCATTTATG ATATATGTCTGTGACCAATCTGGACAAGTTCCTTTGCTTGTAAGGAATAAAGCTGCGGAGATCTTATTTTCTAATATCATTGCAGATGATGTATCTGAATGCTACAACAGCTACCAATGCATGCTGTTAGAAACCTATGAGTCTGGTAACTCGAGCACTTCTGGGATGATAGATGACACTGGCAACAAAGGGATGGCAAAAAGGAGAAGAATTGAACAAAAGCCTAATTTCCATCTTATTTGGCTTATTATGATCAGATGTCTGCTGAACCAAAGAAACAACAGTCCGTTTTGCTTCCAGATTTCCGTCAACCCTGAGAAGAATGTCGAGGATGGACGTTTTGAGTTGGTTTCCTTGACAATGCCAATACCGTGA
- the LOC133888447 gene encoding uncharacterized protein LOC133888447 isoform X3 produces the protein MTGVVSWYGPLIDLSAAASHVGGFVQLLASVRRVLPHQEQNATTGRTYHKTIIEVGDDTRSSFSVSLWSSKNSSTIIAGDVLLLQNIRIVEFRNGLEGRASQISAVQVLLNSKDLMSPEGIGELITSCKVGDSTRSKLRKVAEWTLHTKCALRESYHEVISKNWKAKEKESTYFLLISELLSQSKTCNVNVYACIGKIVLVTSPTSHFKGHLSVIDKHSLKEHHDIVRDFITAGCKLCGSPLHQTSLHGESTFAIDCPNNPKYLHVLGQIYKPFMIYVCDQSGQVPLLVRNKAAEILFSNIIADDVSECYNSYQCMLLETYESGNSSTSGMIDDTGNKGMAKRRRIEQKPNFHLIWLIMIRCLLNQRNNSPFCFQISVNPEKNVEDGRFELVSLTMPIP, from the exons ATGACAGGGGTTGTGAGCTGGTACGGGCCGCTGATCGACCTCTCCGCGGCCGCCAGCCATGTCGGCGGCTTCGTGCAGCTGCTGGCGTCCGTTCGCCGCGTCCTGCCCCACCAG GAACAAAATGCTACAACTGGGAGGACATATCATAAAACCATCATTGAAGTCGGTGACGATACAAGGTCCAGCTTCAGTGTGTCTCTGTGGTCCTCCAAGAATAGTTCGACCATAATCGCTGGTGATGTCTTATTACTGCAAA ATATTAGGATAGTGGAATTTAGGAATGGTCTGGAGGGAAGAGCTTCTCAGATATCTGCAGTCCAAGTATTGTTAAACTCTAAGGACTTGATGAGCCCTGAAG GAATAGGTGAGCTAATAACTAGTTGTAAAGTGGGGGATTCTACAAGATCAAAGTTAAGAAAAGTGGCAGAGTGGACCCTACACACTAAATGTGCTCTTAGGGAAAGTTATCATGAG GTGATATCGAAGAACTGGAAAGCAAAAGAGAAGGAATCAACATATTTCTTGTTGATATCAGAACTACTCTCTCAGAGCAAGACATGTAATGTGAATGTTTATGCATGTATTGGCAAGATTGTTTTAGTAACTTCTCCAACCTCTCACTTCAAGGGGCACTTGTCAGTCATTGACAAACACTCCTTGAAAGAGCACCATGATATTGTCCGAGATTTCATTACTGCCGGATGCAAGTTATGTGGTTCACCTCTACATCAAAC AAGTCTTCATGGGGAAAGCACTTTTGCAATTGATTGTCCTAACAACCCAAAGTATCTACATGTTCTTGGCCAGATATACAAGCCATTTATG ATATATGTCTGTGACCAATCTGGACAAGTTCCTTTGCTTGTAAGGAATAAAGCTGCGGAGATCTTATTTTCTAATATCATTGCAGATGATGTATCTGAATGCTACAACAGCTACCAATGCATGCTGTTAGAAACCTATGAGTCTGGTAACTCGAGCACTTCTGGGATGATAGATGACACTGGCAACAAAGGGATGGCAAAAAGGAGAAGAATTGAACAAAAGCCTAATTTCCATCTTATTTGGCTTATTATGATCAGATGTCTGCTGAACCAAAGAAACAACAGTCCGTTTTGCTTCCAGATTTCCGTCAACCCTGAGAAGAATGTCGAGGATGGACGTTTTGAGTTGGTTTCCTTGACAATGCCAATACCGTGA
- the LOC133889492 gene encoding uncharacterized protein LOC133889492, which yields MNSSSMNNAFPIKGATQIPAISPGPANSSGGNLLIPNMPPWAKWVVSAIIVAIPIYRRIRTSEEKMAEVTIEVVDTVAEVTEKVAGEIAEAFPGNEGLNEAASKIKTVTDASKEDAEKAEALIQKVDEIKK from the exons ATGAACTCTTCAAGCATGAACAACGCCTTCCCGATCAAAGGAGCTACGCA AATTCCTGCAATTAGTCCTGGCCCTGCAAATTCGTCAGGAGGAAATCTCCTAATACCCAACATGCCTCCATG GGCCAAGTGGGTAGTTAGTGCCATCATAGTTGCAATACCTATTTACAGAAGGATAAGAACATCGGAAG AGAAGATGGCAGAGGTGACGATCGAGGTGGTCGACACGGTGGCAGAGGTGACCGAGAAGGTGGCCGGCGAGATTGCCGAAGCGTTCCCCGGCAACGAAGGTCTCAATGAGGCTGCCTCGAAGATTAAGACGGTTACAGATGCGAGCAAGGAGGATGCCGAGAAAGCCGAGGCCCTAATCCAGAAG GTTGACGAGATAAAGAAATAG
- the LOC133888481 gene encoding histone H3.3 encodes MARTKQTARKSTGGKAPRKQLATKAARKSAPTTGGVKKPHRYRPGTVALREIRKYQKSTELLIRKLPFQRLVREIAQDFKTDLRFQSHAVLALQEAAEAYLVGLFEDTNLCAIHAKRVTIMPKDIQLARRIRGERA; translated from the exons ATGGCTCGTACTAAGCAAACCGCTCGCAAGTCCACCGGAGGAAAGGCTCCTAGGAAGCAACTAGCCACCAAG GCTGCCCGTAAGTCTGCACCCACAACTGGGGGAGTGAAGAAGCCTCACCGCTACCGCCCTGGGACTGTTGCTCTTCG TGAAATCCGCAAGTACCAGAAGAGCACTGAGCTGCTCATAAGGAAGCTTCCATTCCAGAGGCTTGTTCGGGAGATTGCCCAGGATTTCAAG ACTGATCTGCGTTTCCAGAGCCATGCAGTGCTTGCTCTGCAGGAGGCCGCGGAGGCCTACCTGGTGGGTCTCTTTGAGGACACGAACCTGTGCGCCATCCACGCCAAGCGCGTGACAATCATGCCCAAGGACATTCAGCTGGCTAGGAGGATCCGTGGTGAGAGGGCTTAG